The Anas platyrhynchos isolate ZD024472 breed Pekin duck chromosome 1, IASCAAS_PekinDuck_T2T, whole genome shotgun sequence genomic sequence TTGATGAGGTGGGAGAGAGGTGGCAGGATAGGGAAAGATGTTGGAATAAGCTTCCTGACAGCAGGAAGGGATTTAAGGAAGGGGCGCAGTAGCAAGAAATAGGAAGTTCAGCAAAAGTGGAAATTAATGCTTAAATAATCTGACTGTTGGGAGTGCAGCCGttagaaagacaaaagaaagaagagaaaaaaatcccactgtCTTACtgagaagacaaaaacaacaaagcaggtACTGACAACTGGAGCCTACATTCAGGAAATGAGTCTCTAAGTGAACTGTGGaagaaaagttgtgttttttttttctctttggcagcagctgcagatatTTTAGGAGCTTTGTTAAACCTAGGCAAAGATGTCCCAGTTTTCTGGTACGTGTTCATATACCAGCTCTTTGATGTGTTAAGTGCCTTTTCTTATTAAATAGAAGGTTTGCTTCTgttcttctcctccctcctttcctgTTATATTTCTATGTGCCTGGATTGTGTTTGATATTCCCTTTTCAGTGACAGAGCAACCATGACTGTGCCCATCATCATTCTTGCTGAACATTAGAATGAAATCTCACAAGCCTGGAAAACTAATGGGTGTTGCCATTTATTAAACaccttccttttgcttttctaagCAGCATTTGATAAGCACCTTCAGCAGTGTTTTATCTTGCCCATTTGGAGAGCCTTACTCAAACCCTGGAGGCAAATGAGATaactatatatatgtaaatgtgTGGAGCTGCTCTGGAGCTTTACTAGCAGCACTGAGTACTGCAAATTTTACATACTTGGGAGCCTGCTGGAGGCCTGTGTCCTGCTCAGAGCCTTCTACCTAGGAACAGAGTGAGAACAGGCAACTTTAGGGGAATGAATTGTGGTGAATGGATGGTAACAGATGGCAAATGGCCTAGAGGGGAGTGGAAACAGAAAGAGAGGGAAACAGAGTATGGACGCAGTGGAATGTAAAGGAATGAAGtggtgagaaaaaagaaaaataaaaagccaacaATGCAGgagactgaagaagaaaataatatgaatGGTGAGGCTGAAAGCACATTCACCAAACTTGTCCCAGAGCCCAGAGTAACAAAGCTGTGTGGGATGGATCACAGTGAAACAACCACAGCCTTGGATTcagcctccctcctctcctctgctcaAAGAGTGGGCAGATCCTGGACACCTGTGTTTCTGAAGCCTGGGAAGGGCAGCAGGGTGTAGGGGTTAGAGCAGAGGTGGGGGGCCCTGCAGGTTTGAGTTCTGGTTGTGTGGGATCAGGGGAACAAAGAGACTCAAAGAGTGGAGAGAGTTGGATACGTGAGTGCCCTGGGAAGGCAGCTGGGCTTTGGGGTTAAAGCAAATCACACTCTTATGGAGTCCTGGTTTCTCTCCGTCCCTGAACAGGTTTTTGGACAGCAAGACACTGGGTTGCCTGGAATGGCTGTGAGGCCTAACACCCATCTTCCCACACCTGTAAAATGGTGAAAGGTGCATGAACTGAGGGGTGTGGCAGGGAACAGAGGAAGGTTGGATGGGAGAGGAGTGGAAAAATGCACCGATGGTCCAGAGGTGAACATAGTAAGAACAGAGGAGGGCACAAGGGATAACTGTACAAGCACAAGTACTGGAAGGGCAATGGAACATGCACAGAGGGGAATAGAGAAGAAGAGGTTCAGAGGGTATCTCATCGATGtccataaatacctgaaggaaagtgcaaagaagatggagccaggctctttcagtggtgctcagtgccaggacaagaggcagtgggcacaagtTGGAACATGAAAGACTCTGTCTAAAcatctaaacatcaggaaacacttccTTACCGTGCAGGTGACAGtccactggcacaggttgcccagagttGTGGATTGTCCCACtttgaagatcttcaaaagctgtctggacatggtcctgggcaaccagctctgggtgtccctgctcaagcaagggacatggaccagatggcctccagaggtcccttctaaccttaACCcttttgtgattctatgattatctgACTAAGGGTAGTGGAGGGCAAAGAAACTGGATGGGAGGGGAACAGAGCTCAACAGAAGATGGAGCTCTGTCTGTAGACGAACAGAGCATGAATGGAGAGGTCTGGAGGTGTATTTCTTAGCATAAAGGTATGATTATTGGAATCACTGATAAGTAAGATGTTCCCTATTTGCAAGTCGCACCCAGAGTACTTACTGACCTTCATGGGCAAATCATTCTTACCAAGAACTGTTCTGCAGCTCGGAGTCCTGGCAGGCAGAGAACAGGTTTGTTTTATCAGTcttttaggaagaaattttaGGGAACATGAGTAAAATTAAATGGCCTAAAACTGCTCCATATTTTAGACACTGAAATTTACACATCCGAACCTGGCACAAGCAAGGTATAAGCACACTATTTCTCTCACCTGTGTGCCTTGTGCAGTTGTTAGCATCTGTTTGAGGGGTGGTTGGCTGCTGTTGTTGGTAATGAGTAGATTGATTCAGGATTgatttgatttcatttcaggCAATTTTGAAGGCCTGGGCTTAAGCAAAACTGTGGAAAGGCAGACAATAGAGCTAAGCAGCAGGGGCGGATCCTTCCCTCAAGTGCCTGTGAACTAAAGACCATCCCAAACCATGTTTTATTGGTTGAATAGGACAATCGGCTagcttacaatttttttttatttttttttaaaccagattGGCCAAATTATATCCAGACAAGGATGACTAAAAAAACATTGCTCTGCATTTGTCTGTGATGCACACAAAATTCGTGCCTCAGGTATTTCCACGCCACCAGGCTGCTGTTCTTTTGGTCACTGTCAACAGCGTGCTTCAAAATGCTGTacatttagcagaaaaaaaaaaaaaaaggagactttTGCTTGCTCCTACTTAAGTTCACTTGAGTGAACAGCTTTGACAGTGAAAGGTGCTTCAGTCACAGGTTTCTGCCTCACCCCTTTGGTGGAACAAAGATAGGAAAACAGTGTTTGCTTGAGTGGACCTTTTGTGTGGGTCTGCACTTTGTGCTGAAAACTCCAGGCTGGAATGGCTGAGATATAAGTGCTTGAGTCTGTTCTGTTGGCTTTGCTACTGGACAAAGGGATGGGACAAGACCTTAGTAAACTGCTGCCATAAGATCAATCAGACCTCACCGTAGAATTAGcttaagtattaaaaaattgTTGTTGTTTACTTGATGTTGAAGAATATGGATCACATCACAGAGGTAATACAGCCCCCTGCACACAGATGTGCTGCTCATCTGCCtcgagaaaaataaaatatgttaaataatgccttttatctgtttttaaatagcACACACATCAATTTTCCTGGGGCAGATTCTATCCATGATTCTATCCAATTTACAACTCcaaatttcatttgaaatccTTTATTATTTAAGGTACCCGCAAACCTCCTCACTCTCATGCGTCTTTTTCAGTATGGGACAGATTTGCATGCTTATTAATAATGGAGGATCTCTGATGGAGATGTTGAGAGAAGTGATGGCATTCATTCAAATGACATCCACAGTACTAGTTTGCTGAGTACAAAAACTTCAATGGAAGTTCAAAAGACTTATTCCTCTGCCCCCAGAATATAACTGCAAGTTTTGGTTGCTGGTATTCTACCACTTTGGATATCCCATACTTAAACTAGGATGTTACTAAAGAAAATGGTAAAtggtaaatgtttttgttttgtttttttttttcatttgtagttatctgctgctgctgtttaccCAGCTCTTCTTTAGCTCATGGCCCTACTTGTTCAGCCAGGCCTCATCTCCTCTTAAGATTTAGGCAGCCTTGATTTTCAAGTGCTCCCTCCTCTGTGGGACCACAGAGGCAATCCACTGACCAGTGCACCGCTTGGCCTCTTCCCATGTGTAACGGGGCATGTAGCCAAAATCCTTTTGTGCCTTTCTATAGGAGAAGGTGAATGGGGTGTTCAGGAGGGTGACCAGGTGACGGTTGGTGGAGGGGACATACCTGACAAAGGGCCTGAGCAAGAAGCTCATGATCTCCAGCAGCAGTGAGAAGTAATACAACATTGTCAGAGGCATGGGGAGCCGGGGCTCAATTCCAAACCCCAGGTCTTTGGTAAGCTCATAATTTAGGTCTGCATAGCTCATATGAGGAGTGTCATCTGAGATGTAGTAGAATTGCCCCCTGATATGTTTGGCTTTCTGTGGGACCTGCAAAGCTTTGGCTGCCTGCACATGTGCCCAGGCAATGTTGCCCACATACACGGGGTTCACTAAAGCCTCCTTCCTGGAGAAGCGTAGGTAGACATTTTTGTTCAACAGACACTTATCCAGATGACCTTGAAGAAATGGGCATCCTTCTCCAAAAATGTACATGGATCTCAGGGCACAAGTCAGCAGCATGCCTCCATCCTTCAACATCTGGCCATCTGCTTTCAGCACAGAGTCCTCTGCCAGTCTCTTACTCTGGGCATAAATGGATTTTGACATACATTCATAAGCTGTATCTTCATCACCATTGAATACTGGGTCACCTCTGCAGTTTGGGCCTGTCACTTCTACAGTACTGGTGTATATGAAGTGCTGGACGTTACAACGGGTACATGCCTCCAGCAGCATCTGAGTACcttcaaaagagaaatgtgCAAGTTAGGTTGCATGTGGCTGGGTTGGCTGAAAAGGGCTCCAGCCTGGAACTCctcaagaagggaaaaaagtttAATTAGTAAGTTATATTAAATATAGTAATAGTTTAATTAGCTGTTCCTGCTATTGATGCTGTTTGAAAAATATGGGAAAGTAATAAAGTACAGAGGAGCTGGATAAAATCAAAAAGATAGCAAGTTTTAACAAAGCAAACATAAAATTATCTTAGTAGTTGATATCCATTTGGGATCAATTTCACCCTAAAAAAATGTGCTATATTTTTAACAGCACATGGTTAAGTGTTAACTCATGAAATGAAGGTTGCAtggtaaaaaatgaaaaggttcTTACAGTAATGGGAACTTGAGCATCTTTGACTTAGCAGGTAATAAAGTAAATCTTCCATGGACCAGGTCTGTAAGTTCTATTTGCACAAAGTCCTTCTGGTTTCAGTCAGCATTGCAAGAACCAAGCTTGAATATAGACCTGAAGAACTGGTTCATAGAGGGCACTTTTGTTTggattatatttaattattatttaattcccTTACTCCTAAAAATTTATTATAAGTCTCTTCTCTTCCTGAAAAGATACTGTACCCTTGAGGCATTGTGTGAAATGTGAGCCAGAGAAAACACCTGCATCACAGCAAATTTAACTTACAATTCATTTAGGTTCTCACACTCCCACCTGAGGTCTGAATGTGGAGATGCCACATCCACATGCACTTGCTTTGTCGCATCACCTTTGTGAGATCCCATTCAAAAGGCTTGAAGTATGGAGGTTCCCACCTGGAGAATGGGGTTGCCAAAAGAAGTGCAATCTCTTAATTACCAGACCCATTCCCTATATGTGCTTGGGTTTTGTCAGCTCCCATGGGGGAGGTTGGGTCTGCTCCCGTCCAGACTGCTCCCATCTGGGTAAGCTGAAAAGAGCTGGAAACTTTCCCTCCTTAGGTGTCCTATGTTTGTAGGCCTGAATTAGAAGCAAGGCggattttttattaaaaaaaaaaaaaaatggagtggGAATTAACTAGAATTTGTTTGCTTATGTTCTGGTTTGTGAACACACATATCTGGTTCCTTgacacatttttattataaaaattttgttttctaggaGAAACAAAACTTTCATGCTGCATGCCCGTGAAGTACATAGCAGTGTCTTGGCTGGTTGGAAAGCCGAAAGAGCATCAGAGTAGAAGtagaggagaaaagggaagaggaCTTTAATATTTAGCAACTGACCTTAGTGGCTATTTGATCTGCGAGCAGTACTGGTGTGTGCTTTCATTTTACCACTTGTTTTCAGCTAACCCTCACAGCCCAAATTATTTTACCCAAAGACACACTCTGTCAGGGGGAATCTGAATATTTTGTGCCTAAGTCTAAACCTGCTGAAAGGAATAACActgcaaacaaataaaccttCTAGCTCTGATCCTGCTCCGTTCTGCTTTTGggacatttaatttttattttgtattttttaagggGTATAGGCAACACATTCTGCTGTGAAAAACAGATTGTAACAGGAGGATGGTCATAAAGAGAAAGCTTTATAAATCTCCTCTCTGAACGACAGCccctgtatatttatttttcataccaAAAATTTGACATGTTTACAAGAACTTCCTTTTTTGCTCTTCCCTCCTGGCAGGGACCTGAAAAACTACCTTCTGGGCCCCAATTTGTGGCCGCTTTCAATCTGTGGCTTTGAGTGACTAGAAATGAAAGGCTCTGGAAGCTAAATAGGCAGGTGATAGGCCAGGCTGAAATGACAAATATGACATCTCACTGTTTTTAAGATGTGTGTAAGAGACAACTCATCTACAAAGAACACTCTCTTCCTCTGAGCACTGGAGCATAGCCAATATTTGTAAAAGTGTTGCCTGTACAAATACGTTCcatatttttctgtgaagaagGCCTTTGCCTGTGGTAGAGAAGAACAAAGGACCAGAAAAACTATCAATGTAAATAAGAACATCTTCCCCAAATCCTcacccaggagctggagcaaCACAGCCTGAGAGGTCAGCATGCATGGAGGGTAAGCAGAACCTGTTTACTGAAAGGCATAGAGAGGGATCACAGGAAGGGGGATGCACTTGTTCTTTTAGGAAATATATTGAAATTTCCTGACAGCTGATACCACACGGGCCATTCCTGAGCCCAAACCTTCCGCCTTAATCTGACCTTTCTTTACAAGGAACAGGAAGCCCTTAGTAGAAAGGGAGATCCCATTGCTGAAGTCACTAAAAACCCTCCCTCCCACAGCCTTGAGATTGCCAGGGAAATCTTAGTAATGAGCTCAAAGTGGGAAAGTACACGTTCTCTGAACTGCATTCATACACACAGAGACATAACAGCAAGTGAAggcaaatgaaaagaagaagaaggaaaagaatggAAGCAGAGAGACGCACGGTCTGGGGCATTGGCAATCAAAGTTTCCTGTAGTTGCAGTGAAAGCCTGTAGTATTTgtaaaaactggaaaatgtaTGCAGGCAATTgtgttacagatttttttttagatgcatATTGGGATTTCAGAGATGAATTGCTTCCAAAAAGGTCCACTGAGCATGGAATTATGACTTTCCCCTCTAAAGGCAAAGACTGTGCAGATCTCAGGATGGGTGTATGTGAGTGCTAAACAAGAGTGAACAGCCCTGCAATGCCCTGCAGAGCGTGACTGATGCACGCTGGCTGTAGAGGTGGCCAGAGCTGCATAGGGCTATGCATGGCTTTCACTCACATGTGTAGCTGTGCAAACTGCACAACAACCCAGTGAATCTGGCTCAAAACTAAATCATGTCAGGTGTTCCCTTTCCTGAGCAGATGATGATCAGCACTTAATAGAAAAAGGTCTGAGAAAGGTGCTTTGCCTGCTTACCTGTTACATTGActtcccagagcagctgtgtcTCTACAAGGCCCAAGAAGTCAATGATGGAAGCTGTGTGGATGACGAGGGAGACCCCCTGACAGGCATGGTACAGGAATGTCACATCTCGGATGTCCCCCTCCAGGATTTTCACCTCTGTCTTGCCCTGGAATCCTGCAAGGGAAGCAGACAGCAAAGCAAAAGACCTGCTGGGCACCGTAAATTGAGCTCTGACAGGAGTGGTGAAGGGCTGCGTAGATGCTGAAGCTGTTCCTGGGTGCTGCTGACCGCCCAGGAACAGAAGCAATATTTTAAGGCTGGCAAAACAGAAGGTGTTTTCCAGTGGCTGTATAGCCAAGTGCTAACTACAGTGCTGTACAGGTCTATGTTGCTTTACCTACCATATGTTTGCAGCCAAAATCTGacatgttttttgcttgtttgttttttaaatgaaatttcccCACTTCTGTCAAGGGCCTGAAGCTTCCTTCAGGTATGACATCAATCTGTTTTAAATTTCAGAGGGAGAAGCTTTAGCTATGTATGTTCTGGTGACTGGCTATTAATAAAAGTGTTAATCCAAGTACCAAACAGCCAGGCACTTCATGCTCACATCTTCAGGTGATGAATGTGTACACAGAGCTGTGTTCACACCTAATTCCTGCTCCTTGACTTTGCTCATGTTGCAAATCTTCTAATACATTACTTGCAGTTCTGGCACCACTCCTTTTTTACCTACCTAGGTCACAATTTACCATGCCTCTTATAACTCTAGTGCTGGCTCCATTTCAGCTTGTGGACAGTGGGACCATTTTTAGCAACCATATCCTTCTGGTCCAAATCTGAACTCTCAAGGCTACACTCCTCAGCCCTGGCTTGCTTTAATCCCTGATCTTCCTGGTCAAGCTCCCTCACTCCCCAGCAGCAAATGTATGTGACAGTTCTTGATCTTGGAGCCACCCTTCTCCTAAATTTTGCTGCACAGCATCCTAATACAGCCCTGAACTATGCTTCAAAATTGAGTCAGCACAGGCTGATGGCATGGAGAAACTTGCAGCCCGGCGACATGCTGCCCTCCTGCGAAGTCTGGTGGCCTGGCTGCAGCCATGTCACGGGAGGGGACTTTCTCAGCATGATGTACATCTTCTAAGGACTCAGTGTCACTACAGCAACActtatcctctcctgagcctctgCTGTGCGTGCGCTAGAGGGCTCCCAAGGCACAGCTACTGGCAGGGGGCTCCGAGGCACAGGCAATGCTGTGCCCTCTTCCAGAGGAATTCAATGGCCCGTTTAGATAAGGGGAGAATTTGATAAAATTTGTACAGCTTTTAGCCTGAGCCGTGACCGAAATCTTGTCtaccctatttttttttgtcgCTGTCTCCAAAGCAGGCAGGATTTCATCCCACATCTTTAATGGAAAAACACTAACAGATACAGCTGCTAAGAAATATAAATGCATACATGTAGGAAttatcttttaatctttttaccTGGTTTTCTCTCCTCATTTGTGGAACCGGACAGAATTTCATCCTGCATTAATTTAACAATTATTCTcatgcaacaggtttgagggatttttttttccctctttacaGCTCCTTGATCTGAAATGtgaaccaagaaagtaaatgctCAACATTTACAGAACTCATACTAAAACTAGAGTTGCTGCCCTCCAGCATTACTGTCTGGTGctcttttattttacagaatgcatttatttcctAAGGCTGTGTTTTCAGGTGGTTTATAGTGATCTCCACTGTGAATTGATTGAAAGATATGTTTTTCACAATGTAAATTCTGACATACATTCACTTCAGAGTGGTAACTGTACCTAGGCTGAAGCTAGGAAAATTGAGGTTTTTACACATGAAAACCAaagctttcaggaaaaatataaaagaaactgCCTTTTATAAAGCTGAGCACAGAGACAGCTGGTACCGGTCATTGGAAAGCTACTGTCCAGCTGCTTTGTGCCTTGCTTGGGCTTGCAATTTAAGTTGTGTGTGTGATATGAGACAGGAAAGCTGCTCCTGACTCCTACTTTGGTCAGAAGAAGTTGCCCTTGAAAATAGAACATGGACCTTGTTCACCGCCTTACCAACATAAGCTATCTCTGAGGAATCAGCAGACTGCTCTTGGTGTGCTCTGGGAAGAGGAAAACGACAGGTGAGCTTGAAAgtagagagagggaaaaaatgaatgatAGAGACAGTGGTTTCAGTATGAGACGGACAGCAGGGAGAAACTTGATTTCTGTCTTCATAGACCATTGCCCAGGCATCAAAACCTGTGTGTGCATCAGGTagaagagggaggaagggaataaATTCAACCCAGCTCTCCATTTTTGCATTCTGTAGTTATGAGAAAGCACATAGCCACTAAGAAAGCTTCTTGTACTTCACCAATGGTTTTTCTGGCTTCTGAGCTGCTGCGAGCAATGCTCCCTGCTTGCTACAGGGTACTTTTTGCTTGGAAATGTAATGCTTACTTAGTAAAATACAATGTCCTGTCTGACTCAGCAATGCAGTTAGACTATTTGCCCTAAATTGTCTTTCTTTATTCAAAGTCTTCTTTAAAGTTCAAGCAACCAGTAATGTCTGTGGGATTTCAGGATCTTGAAGTACTTGGTGCTCTTTTACGGAGCTCCTAAGGGCTGCAGGGTGGATGGTGGGTAGAGGCGCTCATGAGAGCTCTCCACTTTCCTGATTAAGTGGATGCTTCATAAAAATGATCTAATTCTTTCATTCATGGGATAAAATTAGAAattgcattgtattttcatttgtaaaggcaattttttaatttttaatttcaatttaatttcttttttttttttcatttgtaaaggCAATTGTATTTTCAATGCAATTTATTAGTGTCTTCAGTCTGTGGGGGCTGAGATGTTTATTCTGTCCCAATTTCAGCTACTGGGATGTTCAACTTGCATGTGCTCCTGTATTACTAGCTACAACCCTGACTCTGCAAAGTTACTGCAAGCAAAATGTGCTCAAGAGTtcagtgagaaagaaaatgactcagccctgctcctggctaTACAAGAAATCCAAACAACGTGTGCCAGTAAGCCAAAGTCCCTACAGGAGAAATAACGGAGAGAATACTAACGGGGAGAAATAATGGTGGAGAAGACTTCAGCCCCACAGGCTTTGCATTGCGAATAGCAAGTGCTGTGATATGGAAGGACTTGAGAGGGAATGGCAGGAAACTATTTCAGGTAGTCCTGAGTACAAGCACATGAAGAGATATAGCTCTAGAGGCTGTTACAGACAGAAGGACCACCAGTTCAAATGTAAGGGCCTAAGGCAGTCCAAACACACCTGAACTGCTTGCCTGCTCTTCCTACTACCTGTCTGTgtgggaaaagcaaaaataaaaaatgttctgaTATCTggtttttcccttcctcctgtgCTGGTCAGATAGGCAGCAGGAATAAAGTAAGAATAGGAGAGGGTGATATCTGGGCAATGTTCAGGAAAGAAAGGTgggtggaaaaggaaagaaggcacagagctttctttttaacaaaaaaaaaaaaaaaaaaaaaaaggatcagcAAAAACTCCGCGGCAGCCCAGCCAAGACTGTGCTCACACACACAGTTGTTTTTGCTCTGCAGGAAGCTCCACAGTCCCCACAAAGTTTTCATGGCACAGAGCAGATGTTtctgtgctgccctgctgcatCAGTGCTAAACCACACACACTACTGGTGCTGCAGAAGCTTGTGCATACTGCAATTGCAGGCTGTGGGACCTGCCTGGAAATCAGAGCAGAAAGGACTGCTGTGAGGCTCAAGAGCATCAAGCAAGTGAAATGGTGAATGAGATTTAATGAAGAGGAAGTCAAGATTATATAAAACCTTCCTAAAGGCTTGTGCAATTTGTACCAGGTTTATGCTGCGCTGTTACTGTTCTTCACTGACACTTCAGCACTTTATGGAAAGATTGTGGCTCTTTAACAAATTGTGTGCAGGTATTCTGTACAGATTCCCACATAGATAATGTCAGTATGGAGGAAGAACGGTTTTGAGGTTAAGATGTGATGGAGGAAAGCATGTTGATTAAGTGTCTGTATGGTAGGGACTCATGTGTATGACCAAATTTAGGTACCCATGTGATATTTTAATAGAAGTGCTCAGGATGCCAGGAAATGGGACATTTAAAGCACAATACTCTGAGCTGATTTCTCCACCACATACTGCTTCTGGCTGTGGGTGCATCACTCATTTATGCTGTCTCCAGTCCattcaagaaaacaaaccctGACTTGTCTTCTGCAAATGAGTCCTGGCCCTTCTGTGCATACCACGAAAGAGTTCTGCTAGCCAGGCAACTACAGTATTCATAATAGCAACCAAATTTTAAGCTATTACCTCACAAATCTCAGCCCATGCAGGCTTGTGTTAATCTAATTGATCACAGGTTGGAGAAAACTGGCACCCACAACTTTGCCACTTGCACATCAGAGCCCAGGGCAGCATGCTCTGGGTTACACTGTCCCCCAGATACAGCActggcttcattttccttctccccagggGAAGGGTGAGATTTTTTGCATTCATGTGGGTTTTGATGCAATTAGAAGCCAGGCTTAAGGCAGCTGTTTGCTGCTCTACAAGTGTACTGGTCTCTCTTCTGACCTTGCGAAAGCTCAGGCTCTGGCAAAGAAAAGTCTTGCTGTTACGTTTTATGCCTGATTTCTGTGCTGGATAAAGCAAGAACTCCCTGAAATAAAGCCTGTGTCTAAAAAAACAGGTTAGGGTGGGAGGTAAGGGTGCCCAAGCTATACACCTGAGACAAAAGCACACATACCCACAAAGCATCATCCTCACAAGATGGTACTCACTTCCAAAGCTCCTGAGTGCTTCACTGCTAAAGGCTTTGTCCAGCAGCCGAATCTCAGCCAgtgcctcctcttcttccagcAGTAACTGGACAATCCTCCTGCCAAGAAATCCTCCTGCTCCGGTCACCAGACAGCTTACCCCAGCCAGTGACAT encodes the following:
- the HSD3B1 gene encoding 3 beta-hydroxysteroid dehydrogenase/Delta 5-->4-isomerase type 1 isoform X1; the protein is MSLAGVSCLVTGAGGFLGRRIVQLLLEEEEALAEIRLLDKAFSSEALRSFGNQGAVKREKKIPQTCCMRIIVKLMQDEILSGSTNEERKPGFQGKTEVKILEGDIRDVTFLYHACQGVSLVIHTASIIDFLGLVETQLLWEVNVTGTQMLLEACTRCNVQHFIYTSTVEVTGPNCRGDPVFNGDEDTAYECMSKSIYAQSKRLAEDSVLKADGQMLKDGGMLLTCALRSMYIFGEGCPFLQGHLDKCLLNKNVYLRFSRKEALVNPVYVGNIAWAHVQAAKALQVPQKAKHIRGQFYYISDDTPHMSYADLNYELTKDLGFGIEPRLPMPLTMLYYFSLLLEIMSFLLRPFVRYVPSTNRHLVTLLNTPFTFSYRKAQKDFGYMPRYTWEEAKRCTGQWIASVVPQRREHLKIKAA
- the HSD3B1 gene encoding 3 beta-hydroxysteroid dehydrogenase/Delta 5-->4-isomerase type 1 isoform X2; amino-acid sequence: MSLAGVSCLVTGAGGFLGRRIVQLLLEEEEALAEIRLLDKAFSSEALRSFGRFQGKTEVKILEGDIRDVTFLYHACQGVSLVIHTASIIDFLGLVETQLLWEVNVTGTQMLLEACTRCNVQHFIYTSTVEVTGPNCRGDPVFNGDEDTAYECMSKSIYAQSKRLAEDSVLKADGQMLKDGGMLLTCALRSMYIFGEGCPFLQGHLDKCLLNKNVYLRFSRKEALVNPVYVGNIAWAHVQAAKALQVPQKAKHIRGQFYYISDDTPHMSYADLNYELTKDLGFGIEPRLPMPLTMLYYFSLLLEIMSFLLRPFVRYVPSTNRHLVTLLNTPFTFSYRKAQKDFGYMPRYTWEEAKRCTGQWIASVVPQRREHLKIKAA